A single genomic interval of Streptococcus oralis subsp. dentisani harbors:
- a CDS encoding DUF2969 domain-containing protein, with the protein MSKKDKKIEIQLTDAKVIVGKDSYEGYVLTIGKKVIGEIAELDNQFAIIKNGNVDSFYKKLEKAVEILIENYNLTK; encoded by the coding sequence ATGAGCAAAAAAGATAAGAAAATTGAAATCCAATTAACAGATGCAAAAGTGATTGTTGGAAAAGACAGTTATGAAGGTTACGTTTTGACGATTGGAAAAAAGGTCATTGGCGAAATTGCCGAATTAGATAACCAATTTGCCATCATAAAGAATGGAAATGTCGATAGTTTTTATAAAAAACTTGAGAAAGCTGTGGAAATTTTGATTGAAAACTATAATTTAACAAAATAA
- a CDS encoding branched-chain amino acid aminotransferase: MTVAIDWENLGFSYMKLPYRYIAHYKNGQWDQGGLTEDSTLHISESSPSLHYGQQAFEGLKAYRTKDGSIQLFRPDENAKRLQRTCDRLLMPQVPTEMFVEACKAVVRANEDYVPPYGTGGTLYLRPLLIGVGDIIGVKPAEEYIFTIFAMPVGNYFKGGLVPTNFLIQDEFDRAAPNGTGAAKVGGNYAASLLPGKMAKSRNFSDVIYLDPATHTKIEEVGSANFFGITADNEFVTPLSPSILPSITKYSLLYLAEHRLGLTPIEGDVPIDNLDRFVEAGACGTAAVISPIGGIQHGDDFHVFYSETEVGPVTRKLYDELTGIQFGDVEAPEGWIVKVD, from the coding sequence ATGACAGTTGCAATTGATTGGGAAAATCTTGGCTTTTCTTATATGAAATTACCTTATCGCTATATCGCTCATTACAAAAATGGACAATGGGATCAAGGGGGATTAACAGAGGACTCGACTCTTCATATTTCTGAATCTTCTCCAAGTCTCCACTATGGTCAGCAAGCATTCGAGGGCTTGAAAGCCTATCGTACTAAGGACGGCAGTATCCAACTTTTTCGTCCAGATGAAAATGCCAAACGCCTACAACGTACCTGCGACCGTCTCTTGATGCCTCAAGTCCCAACGGAGATGTTTGTAGAAGCTTGTAAAGCGGTTGTTCGTGCCAATGAAGATTATGTACCACCATACGGAACGGGTGGAACCCTCTATCTCCGTCCGCTTTTGATTGGTGTTGGAGACATCATCGGGGTAAAACCTGCAGAGGAGTACATTTTCACCATCTTTGCTATGCCAGTTGGTAACTACTTCAAAGGCGGATTGGTTCCAACTAATTTCTTGATTCAAGATGAATTTGACCGTGCGGCGCCAAATGGTACAGGTGCGGCTAAGGTTGGAGGAAACTATGCTGCCAGTCTTCTACCAGGTAAAATGGCAAAATCACGTAATTTTTCAGATGTTATCTACCTAGATCCAGCTACCCACACCAAGATTGAGGAAGTCGGATCAGCCAATTTCTTTGGAATTACAGCTGACAACGAATTTGTTACGCCTTTAAGCCCATCTATCTTACCATCTATTACCAAGTACTCATTGCTTTATCTGGCAGAACACCGCTTGGGCTTGACACCGATCGAAGGTGATGTTCCGATTGACAATTTGGATCGTTTTGTAGAGGCAGGTGCTTGTGGAACTGCAGCAGTTATCTCTCCAATTGGGGGCATCCAACATGGTGATGATTTCCATGTTTTCTATAGTGAAACAGAAGTAGGTCCTGTTACACGGAAACTCTATGATGAATTGACTGGTATCCAATTCGGTGATGTTGAAGCACCGGAGGGATGGATTGTCAAAGTGGACTAA
- the parC gene encoding DNA topoisomerase IV subunit A gives MSNIQNMSLEDIMGERFGRYSKYIIQDRALPDIRDGLKPVQRRILYSMNKDGNTFDKSYRKSAKSVGNIMGNFHPHGDSSIYDAMVRMSQDWKNREILVEMHGNNGSMDGDPPAAMRYTEARLSEIADYLLQDIEKKTVPFAWNFDDTEKEPTVLPAAFPNLLVNGSTGISAGYATDIPPHNLAEVIDATVYMIDHPTAKVDKLMEFLPGPDFPTGGIIQGRDEIKKAYETGKGRVVVRSKTEIEKLKGGKEQIVITEIPYEINKANLVKKIDDVRVNNKVAGIVEVRDESDRDGLRIAIELKKDANTELVLNYLFKYTDLQINYNFNMVAIDNFTPRQVGIVPILSSYIAHRREVILARSRFDKEKAEKRLHIVEGLIRVISILDEVIALIRASENKADAKENLKVSYDFTEEQAEAIVTLQLYRLTNTDVVVLQEEEAELREKIAMLAAIIGDERTMYNLIKKELREVKKKFATPRLSSLEDTAKVIEIDTASLIAEEDTYVSVTKAGYIKRTSPRSFAASTLEEIGKRDDDRLIFVQATKTTQHLLMFTTLGNVIYRPIHELADIRWKDIGEHLSQTITNFETNEEILYAEVVDQFEDATTYFAATRLGQIKRVERKEFSPWRTYKSKSVKYAKLKDETDQIVAVAPIKLDDVLLISQNGYALRFNIEEVPVVGAKAAGVKAMNLKADDVLQAAFVCNTSSFYLLTQRGSLKRVSIDEIPATSRAKRGLQVLRELKNKPHRVFLAGAVAEQGLIGDLFSTEVEENDQTLLVQSNKGTIYESRLQDLNLSERTSNGSFISDTISDEEVFDAYLKEVYKEGKDNP, from the coding sequence ATGAGTAACATTCAAAACATGTCCCTTGAGGACATCATGGGAGAGCGCTTTGGTCGCTACTCCAAGTACATTATTCAAGACCGGGCTTTGCCAGACATTCGTGATGGATTGAAGCCGGTTCAGCGTCGTATTCTTTATTCGATGAATAAAGATGGCAATACCTTTGACAAGAGCTACCGTAAGTCGGCTAAGTCTGTCGGGAACATCATGGGGAATTTCCACCCCCACGGGGACAGTTCTATCTATGATGCCATGGTTCGTATGTCTCAGGATTGGAAAAACCGTGAGATTCTAGTTGAAATGCACGGTAATAACGGTTCTATGGACGGAGATCCGCCTGCGGCAATGCGCTATACCGAGGCACGTTTGTCTGAGATTGCAGACTACCTTCTTCAGGATATCGAGAAAAAGACAGTTCCTTTTGCATGGAACTTTGACGATACCGAGAAAGAGCCGACGGTTTTGCCAGCAGCTTTTCCCAATCTTTTAGTCAATGGTTCGACTGGTATTTCGGCTGGATATGCCACAGACATTCCACCACATAATTTGGCTGAGGTTATCGATGCGACAGTCTACATGATTGACCATCCGACAGCCAAGGTAGATAAGTTGATGGAATTCTTGCCGGGACCAGACTTCCCGACTGGAGGAATTATCCAGGGCCGTGATGAAATCAAGAAGGCCTATGAAACTGGGAAAGGGCGCGTGGTCGTTCGTTCTAAGACGGAGATTGAAAAGCTAAAAGGTGGTAAGGAACAAATCGTTATCACCGAGATTCCTTATGAAATCAATAAGGCCAATCTGGTCAAGAAAATCGATGATGTCCGTGTCAATAACAAGGTTGCTGGGATTGTCGAAGTTCGTGATGAGTCTGACCGTGATGGTCTTCGTATCGCTATCGAACTCAAGAAAGATGCTAATACAGAGCTGGTTCTCAACTATCTCTTCAAATACACCGACTTACAAATCAACTACAACTTTAACATGGTGGCGATTGACAATTTCACGCCTCGTCAGGTTGGAATTGTGCCAATCTTGTCTAGCTATATCGCCCACCGTCGTGAAGTGATTTTAGCTCGTTCCCGCTTTGACAAGGAAAAGGCTGAAAAACGCCTACATATCGTTGAAGGTTTGATTCGCGTGATTTCGATTTTGGACGAAGTCATTGCCCTTATCCGTGCTTCTGAGAATAAGGCTGACGCTAAGGAAAATCTCAAGGTTAGCTATGATTTTACAGAAGAGCAGGCTGAAGCTATCGTTACCTTGCAGCTTTACCGTTTGACTAATACAGACGTCGTTGTCTTGCAGGAAGAAGAAGCAGAACTTCGTGAGAAGATTGCCATGCTTGCGGCTATTATCGGTGATGAACGTACTATGTACAATCTCATAAAGAAAGAACTTCGTGAGGTCAAGAAGAAATTTGCGACTCCACGTTTGAGTAGTCTAGAAGACACTGCGAAAGTGATTGAGATTGATACAGCTAGTCTTATCGCTGAGGAAGATACCTATGTCAGCGTAACCAAGGCAGGCTATATCAAGCGTACTAGCCCACGTTCCTTTGCGGCTTCAACGCTGGAAGAAATCGGCAAACGTGATGATGACCGTCTGATCTTTGTGCAAGCTACTAAGACAACCCAACATCTCTTGATGTTCACGACTCTCGGAAATGTCATCTATCGACCAATCCATGAGTTAGCAGATATTCGCTGGAAGGATATCGGAGAGCATCTGAGCCAGACTATTACCAACTTTGAAACTAACGAAGAAATTCTTTATGCAGAAGTGGTAGATCAGTTTGAAGATGCGACCACCTACTTTGCAGCGACTCGTCTTGGTCAAATCAAACGCGTAGAACGCAAAGAATTCTCTCCATGGCGAACCTATAAGTCGAAGTCTGTCAAGTATGCCAAACTCAAAGATGAGACTGATCAAATCGTAGCAGTAGCACCAATCAAACTGGATGATGTTCTCTTGATTAGTCAAAACGGTTATGCCCTTCGTTTCAATATCGAAGAGGTTCCCGTTGTCGGTGCCAAGGCTGCAGGTGTCAAGGCCATGAACCTGAAAGCAGATGATGTGCTTCAGGCTGCCTTTGTCTGTAACACTTCATCCTTCTACCTCTTGACCCAACGTGGTAGTTTAAAACGTGTTTCTATTGACGAAATTCCAGCAACCAGCCGTGCCAAACGAGGACTACAAGTCTTGCGTGAGTTAAAAAACAAACCGCATCGTGTCTTCTTAGCAGGAGCAGTTGCAGAACAAGGCTTAATCGGAGATCTCTTTAGTACAGAAGTAGAAGAAAACGACCAAACGTTACTTGTCCAATCTAACAAGGGGACAATCTATGAGAGTCGATTGCAAGATCTCAACTTGTCAGAACGTACTAGCAACGGAAGCTTTATATCAGACACCATTTCAGATGAAGAAGTTTTTGATGCTTACCTGAAAGAAGTCTATAAAGAAGGTAAAGACAATCCATAA